From one Butyricimonas faecihominis genomic stretch:
- a CDS encoding UpxY family transcription antiterminator encodes MVDNKNINWYVAHTRVNQELWIKKKLDELGIENFLPQEEQVRETPLGRKTIRVLLIHGMIFIHTDKATSFSLINDHGLNIVYLKDIEGRHSLIVPDKQMHDFMFLLDFSPSGVEVLNKNLKRGDRVRVIKGPLQGLEGELVRLMGHKRVVIRLEGVVSIATSYIPGSFLERIE; translated from the coding sequence ATGGTTGATAATAAGAATATAAATTGGTACGTGGCTCACACTCGAGTGAATCAGGAGTTGTGGATAAAGAAGAAGCTTGATGAGTTGGGTATCGAGAATTTTCTACCTCAGGAAGAACAAGTGCGGGAAACACCTTTGGGTCGTAAGACGATCCGGGTGCTCTTGATTCACGGGATGATTTTTATTCACACGGATAAAGCAACAAGTTTTTCATTAATAAATGACCATGGGCTTAATATTGTTTATTTGAAAGATATTGAGGGACGTCACTCGTTGATTGTTCCCGATAAACAAATGCATGATTTCATGTTTTTGTTGGATTTTTCCCCGAGCGGGGTAGAGGTGTTAAACAAAAATCTGAAACGGGGAGACCGGGTACGAGTGATTAAAGGCCCCTTGCAAGGATTGGAAGGAGAGTTGGTTCGTTTGATGGGACACAAACGTGTAGTCATCCGTTTGGAAGGAGTTGTGTCAATTGCAACTTCCTATATTCCGGGTTCCTTTTTGGAACGAATAGAGTAG
- a CDS encoding DUF3868 domain-containing protein, producing MRHIFLCGCFFLFSFLAHGQKDSTVTVNEAQLYRMGKQLVVSMQINVSRKLASNESLVLIPQLRDSLKNFMEFPRVYINGRRQHFVYLRNSKQFVQAGHLEVRRQDDSVQTIAYLRSVPFEEWMNHSVLSLEENSCHCGEPEDGFSQDVARLNTLSELHPQLAFMTPQVEDVKNRNEKICAYLDFPLNKTDILEDFRNNAAELYKIKEGIDVLKRDSFVTISGIHIHGFASPEGPYMNNKRLAEGRTAALKDYISDQYDFPDSLFTTNYTPEDWEGVGRLLRDSVLKNSNEWLRIVESDLAPDQKEQRLRKRYSRQFNVVVSKWFPALRRSECTIKYVVRPFTLEEARIVFHSQPKNLSIEEMFRIAQTLPEGSQQYMNVFKTAVLYHPENPVANLNAACIALMQGDVVSAEKYLLRAPDSKEKTLATGVAYMLKGQYGEAKSKFKEAESFGLPQASYNLKLLNTIY from the coding sequence ATGAGACACATTTTTCTTTGCGGATGTTTCTTTCTCTTCTCTTTTCTTGCACACGGGCAGAAGGATAGTACCGTTACGGTGAATGAGGCGCAACTTTACCGTATGGGAAAACAGCTAGTTGTCTCCATGCAAATAAATGTATCGCGAAAACTAGCGTCGAACGAATCTCTCGTGTTGATACCGCAACTACGTGATAGTTTGAAGAATTTTATGGAATTTCCCCGAGTCTATATTAACGGACGTAGACAACATTTCGTCTACTTGCGTAATTCCAAACAATTTGTTCAAGCGGGTCATCTGGAGGTCCGTCGGCAAGATGATTCTGTTCAGACAATAGCATATTTACGTTCCGTCCCCTTCGAGGAGTGGATGAACCATTCTGTTCTTTCTCTTGAAGAGAACTCGTGTCATTGCGGGGAGCCGGAGGATGGGTTTTCCCAAGATGTGGCACGATTGAATACGTTGTCGGAGTTACACCCGCAACTGGCATTTATGACGCCCCAAGTTGAAGACGTGAAAAACCGGAATGAGAAGATTTGTGCCTATCTGGATTTTCCCCTGAACAAAACAGATATTCTGGAAGATTTTAGAAATAATGCTGCCGAATTGTATAAAATCAAAGAGGGTATTGATGTATTAAAGCGGGATTCTTTTGTCACGATTTCCGGTATTCATATTCATGGATTTGCATCACCGGAGGGGCCGTATATGAATAACAAGCGGCTTGCGGAAGGGAGAACGGCCGCCTTGAAAGATTATATTTCCGATCAGTATGATTTTCCGGATTCTCTTTTCACGACAAATTATACTCCGGAAGATTGGGAAGGAGTAGGACGTTTGTTGAGAGATTCCGTGTTAAAAAATAGTAACGAGTGGTTACGTATCGTTGAAAGTGATCTTGCTCCCGACCAAAAGGAACAACGGTTGAGGAAACGTTATTCCCGACAGTTTAATGTCGTGGTGAGCAAGTGGTTTCCGGCACTAAGACGTTCGGAATGCACGATCAAGTATGTTGTGAGACCTTTCACGTTGGAAGAAGCGCGAATCGTGTTTCACTCCCAACCGAAGAACCTGAGTATCGAGGAGATGTTCCGGATTGCACAAACTTTACCCGAGGGGAGTCAACAATATATGAACGTGTTTAAAACTGCTGTTTTATATCATCCTGAAAATCCGGTGGCTAACCTCAATGCGGCGTGTATAGCATTAATGCAAGGGGATGTCGTGTCGGCGGAAAAGTATTTGCTCCGGGCTCCGGATAGCAAAGAAAAAACACTGGCAACGGGTGTTGCCTATATGTTGAAAGGTCAGTACGGGGAAGCGAAGAGTAAATTCAAGGAGGCTGAATCTTTCGGACTTCCGCAAGCAAGCTATAACTTGAAATTATTGAACACTATATATTAA
- a CDS encoding Mfa1 family fimbria major subunit (Members of this family are fimbrial shaft proteins (major subunit proteins), found in the Bacteriodetes. The family is named for Mfa1 from Porphyromonas gingivalis, and is related to but distinct from the family of FimA from the species.): MRLFYYCILLFSLVTLGGCINDADPVDDPSGNPSVVVTDGNVMFSFTVPETSSSLGRASAESSDETVPGSENESRIEKVQLYLFHSETKNFIESFEIGVERVVSDQTVTYRSNQKIKVDPGSYDVFAVANRTSMINATSVDNFLSHVDKDSYENGTTDASRPLIMANRAVANLNVVVNTPKAEEEITVVPITLERVVAKLCLARNRNEYVMKDKEGRQYATINLSNYRYFNLSRNFYTFRHVVTLADGSDDTNLVKPDFTCTNDYFGVIPATNGYAVDPYFFNKTVAGAENFTNQDNYYAQPYCENASNNITSVLNAENTYTTTYCLENCMYRPAQNKAYATGIVFKASVSIPEERTFNEEGHTVDPYGQSTIYYFNYNFYTSLKAVHDIGKANVPTDGSLSLEDQKKYNIKVFNKSEEGSFHCYYNYFIRHVDNHSAMMGVMEFGIVRNNIYRILITNVNDLGTGIPDVDPGDIESDAYLSVDFSVLPWNIRYQEGELE; this comes from the coding sequence ATGAGGTTATTTTATTATTGTATTTTACTATTTTCGCTAGTAACATTGGGAGGTTGCATCAATGATGCAGATCCTGTTGATGATCCGTCGGGCAATCCTTCTGTTGTTGTGACGGATGGGAATGTGATGTTTTCATTTACCGTGCCGGAAACCTCCTCTTCTCTTGGACGGGCTTCCGCTGAAAGTTCGGATGAGACCGTGCCGGGAAGCGAAAACGAGTCAAGAATTGAAAAAGTGCAACTCTATTTATTTCATTCGGAAACTAAAAATTTCATAGAGTCTTTCGAGATCGGGGTAGAGCGGGTGGTATCTGACCAAACCGTAACTTACCGTTCCAACCAAAAAATCAAGGTTGATCCGGGGAGTTATGATGTATTTGCCGTGGCTAACCGGACTAGTATGATTAATGCCACTTCCGTGGATAATTTTTTAAGCCATGTCGATAAGGATTCTTACGAGAATGGAACAACAGATGCTTCTCGTCCGTTGATTATGGCCAATCGTGCCGTGGCCAATTTGAACGTGGTGGTGAATACTCCGAAAGCGGAAGAAGAGATTACGGTGGTACCCATCACCTTGGAACGAGTAGTAGCCAAATTGTGCTTGGCAAGAAACCGGAACGAATATGTTATGAAGGACAAGGAAGGCCGGCAATATGCCACGATAAATTTAAGTAATTACCGTTATTTCAACTTGAGCCGGAATTTCTATACTTTCCGTCACGTGGTTACTTTAGCGGACGGATCGGATGATACGAATCTGGTTAAGCCCGATTTCACCTGTACGAATGATTATTTTGGGGTTATTCCTGCCACGAACGGCTATGCCGTAGACCCTTATTTTTTCAATAAAACGGTGGCCGGGGCAGAGAATTTCACGAATCAAGACAATTACTATGCCCAACCGTATTGTGAAAATGCAAGTAATAATATCACGAGTGTGTTGAATGCTGAAAACACATACACGACAACGTATTGTTTGGAAAACTGTATGTATCGTCCGGCACAGAATAAAGCCTACGCCACGGGAATCGTGTTTAAGGCAAGTGTTTCCATACCGGAAGAGAGAACTTTTAATGAAGAAGGGCACACGGTAGATCCTTACGGGCAAAGTACGATCTATTATTTTAACTATAATTTTTATACCTCGTTGAAAGCCGTGCATGATATCGGTAAGGCGAATGTCCCAACGGATGGTTCATTAAGCCTCGAAGATCAGAAAAAATACAATATCAAGGTGTTTAACAAGAGTGAAGAAGGCAGTTTCCACTGTTATTACAACTATTTCATTCGCCACGTGGATAATCATTCGGCAATGATGGGTGTGATGGAATTTGGTATCGTGCGTAATAATATTTACCGGATATTGATCACGAATGTGAATGATCTGGGAACAGGAATCCCTGACGTGGATCCGGGGGATATTGAATCCGATGCTTACCTAAGTGTTGATTTCTCTGTTTTACCTTGGAATATCCGTTACCAAGAAGGTGAGTTGGAATAG
- a CDS encoding polysaccharide biosynthesis protein, producing MKYSFHSVCNRLHENKKYVNAYTILLVDIFLSVMSSFITLLFADSFIIDLSRLTYGVIIGGSCVVSLLVFWGLRVNRNIIRHATIKSIGKMGFAIFLKELLLAGMILVSGSRLFGQHLFACAVIDFLVTSVILVGFRVTLVLVYDFTISLYGSGKTRVLVYGTGDKSVALKTRMHTSKHYHVVGFVNPDRYLKSCVLSELPVYYFEDEQHFSRFVKKYNINGVLYPSREEARREADRLVRFCQGIGVKNLFSPPIDVLGDGLKKTIIREIRIEDLLGREEIKVNTREIEAYFAGKVVMVTGAAGSIGSELCRQLAAFGVGYLVLFDNAETPMHELRLELERNFPNLKFTPFVGDVRQKERLRMVFEKYRPRVVFHAAAYKHVPLMEENPCEAVRVNVVGSRLVADFCVEYNVDMMVMISTDKAVNPTNVMGASKRLAEIYVQSLGLAIERGEVKGKTRFVTTRFGNVLGSNGSVIPYFRKQIERGGPVTVTDPGITRFFMTIPEACRLVMEAATMSTGNQIYVFDMGEPVKIVDLAERMIRLAGYVPNEDIKIKFIGLRPGEKLYEEVLSNEENTIPTGNAKIRVARVRKYKRDEVLRAYDQLAELALAVRIEDTVRLMKQVVPEFKSKNSRFEILDKINN from the coding sequence ATGAAATACTCGTTTCACTCGGTATGTAATCGTTTGCACGAGAATAAGAAGTATGTGAATGCTTACACGATTCTCTTGGTGGATATTTTTTTGTCCGTCATGAGTTCGTTTATCACGCTTCTTTTTGCCGATAGTTTTATCATCGATCTCTCCCGATTAACCTATGGCGTGATTATTGGCGGTTCTTGCGTGGTTAGTTTGTTGGTTTTCTGGGGACTGAGGGTGAACCGGAATATCATCCGGCACGCCACGATAAAGAGCATTGGGAAAATGGGATTTGCAATTTTCCTAAAAGAACTCCTGTTGGCAGGAATGATCCTCGTGTCCGGTTCTCGACTGTTCGGGCAACACCTTTTTGCCTGTGCCGTGATTGATTTTCTCGTGACATCGGTGATTCTGGTGGGTTTTCGGGTAACGCTCGTGCTGGTTTATGATTTTACGATCTCTCTGTATGGTTCAGGGAAGACGAGGGTACTGGTCTACGGAACCGGTGATAAAAGCGTGGCTCTGAAGACGAGAATGCACACTAGTAAGCACTATCACGTGGTGGGATTCGTGAATCCGGATAGGTACCTGAAATCTTGCGTGCTTTCGGAATTGCCGGTTTACTATTTTGAGGATGAACAGCATTTCTCCCGTTTTGTGAAAAAATATAATATAAACGGTGTGTTATATCCCTCACGTGAGGAGGCTCGTCGGGAGGCGGATCGGTTGGTTCGTTTTTGTCAGGGGATTGGAGTAAAGAACTTGTTTTCCCCGCCAATAGACGTGCTGGGAGATGGTTTGAAAAAGACGATTATCCGGGAGATCCGTATAGAGGACTTGTTGGGACGGGAGGAGATCAAGGTGAACACGAGGGAGATTGAGGCGTATTTTGCGGGTAAGGTGGTGATGGTGACTGGTGCGGCAGGTAGTATCGGTAGCGAGCTATGCCGCCAGTTAGCTGCCTTTGGCGTGGGGTATCTGGTGTTATTTGATAATGCGGAAACCCCGATGCACGAGTTGCGCTTGGAATTGGAACGGAATTTCCCGAACTTGAAGTTCACCCCTTTTGTCGGTGATGTTCGTCAGAAAGAACGGTTACGGATGGTTTTTGAAAAATATCGTCCCCGTGTAGTGTTCCATGCGGCTGCCTATAAGCATGTTCCCTTGATGGAAGAGAACCCTTGCGAGGCGGTTCGGGTGAATGTGGTCGGTTCAAGGCTGGTGGCGGATTTTTGCGTGGAGTATAATGTGGACATGATGGTGATGATTTCCACGGACAAGGCCGTGAATCCGACCAATGTGATGGGGGCTTCCAAACGACTGGCGGAGATATACGTGCAAAGTTTAGGATTAGCAATAGAGCGTGGGGAAGTGAAAGGTAAAACTCGTTTTGTCACGACTCGTTTCGGAAATGTACTGGGAAGTAACGGCAGCGTGATTCCCTATTTCCGGAAACAGATCGAGCGGGGTGGTCCGGTGACGGTTACTGACCCGGGAATCACCCGCTTTTTCATGACTATCCCGGAGGCTTGCCGGTTGGTGATGGAGGCGGCCACGATGAGTACGGGCAATCAAATCTACGTTTTTGACATGGGAGAACCCGTGAAGATCGTCGATCTGGCGGAACGGATGATTCGTTTGGCGGGGTACGTCCCGAACGAGGATATCAAGATCAAGTTTATCGGCTTGCGGCCGGGAGAGAAATTGTACGAGGAGGTTTTAAGTAACGAAGAGAACACGATCCCGACGGGGAATGCTAAAATTCGGGTAGCAAGAGTCCGGAAGTACAAGCGGGACGAGGTGTTGAGAGCTTATGATCAACTTGCGGAATTAGCATTGGCGGTACGGATTGAGGATACCGTGCGGTTGATGAAACAGGTGGTGCCGGAGTTTAAATCGAAGAACTCCCGGTTCGAAATACTGGATAAAATAAATAATTAA
- a CDS encoding polysaccharide biosynthesis/export family protein — translation MTGTGRLFFIGMLVCLLGACASPKDVVYLQDVKINSRVKAALQYRTVIHVDDLLSIVVSCDDIETALPFNTPMIGLGQNNTRTGNDQLYGYLVDTDGTIDFPVLGKIKVEGLSRTELAAKLKKELSNYLKNPIVTIQYLNFKVTVLGEVKAPGSYKVNSERVSIFDALGMAGDLQINAKRKNVLVMREDGDEKVFAQLDLTSENIIHSPFFYLQQNDVVYVEPNKARIVGGNAGAFLPYVLSSISTLVAILAIAIR, via the coding sequence ATGACGGGAACTGGAAGATTGTTTTTTATCGGTATGCTGGTTTGCTTGTTGGGGGCTTGCGCTTCCCCGAAGGACGTGGTGTACCTGCAAGATGTGAAGATAAATTCTAGAGTGAAAGCAGCTTTGCAGTATCGTACGGTGATCCATGTGGATGATCTATTATCAATCGTGGTTTCCTGTGATGATATTGAGACGGCCCTGCCTTTTAACACGCCGATGATCGGGTTGGGACAGAACAACACGAGAACAGGTAACGATCAACTTTACGGGTATCTGGTGGACACGGACGGGACGATCGATTTCCCGGTGTTGGGAAAGATTAAAGTGGAAGGTTTATCCCGGACGGAACTGGCAGCTAAATTGAAGAAGGAGTTGAGTAACTACCTGAAGAACCCGATCGTGACTATCCAGTACTTGAATTTCAAGGTAACCGTGTTGGGAGAAGTGAAAGCTCCCGGGAGTTACAAGGTGAATAGTGAACGGGTCTCCATTTTTGATGCTTTGGGAATGGCTGGAGATTTACAAATTAATGCAAAGCGTAAGAACGTGCTGGTGATGCGAGAAGACGGGGACGAGAAAGTTTTCGCCCAACTGGATTTGACATCGGAAAATATCATTCATTCGCCTTTTTTCTACTTGCAACAGAATGACGTGGTCTATGTCGAACCCAATAAGGCTCGGATTGTGGGAGGAAATGCCGGGGCATTTCTGCCTTACGTTTTATCGAGTATTTCCACGTTGGTGGCAATCCTTGCCATCGCAATTCGTTAA
- a CDS encoding DUF3575 domain-containing protein yields MKKKWIVITILFSCLPFCRVNAQTIAVKTNVLPWMTGTLNLGGEMRCGEWYSLEMNLNYNPWTWGDNKKMKHVLIRPSFKRWFRGVYDGGFVGVQMYYSRFNIGGMPLFNVLKKHRYQGSVVGGGFSCGYQWPISASWSIETSLAAGYVRLNFKQYGPAKGDLLQDKRKENYWGVTHVGVSFVYFIQ; encoded by the coding sequence ATGAAAAAAAAATGGATTGTTATTACAATATTATTCTCGTGCCTGCCGTTTTGCCGGGTTAATGCTCAGACGATTGCCGTGAAGACAAACGTCTTGCCTTGGATGACGGGAACTTTAAATCTTGGTGGTGAAATGCGATGTGGTGAATGGTACAGTTTGGAAATGAATTTGAATTATAACCCATGGACTTGGGGGGATAATAAAAAGATGAAACACGTCTTGATTCGCCCCTCGTTCAAGAGATGGTTCCGGGGCGTGTATGACGGTGGTTTCGTGGGGGTGCAAATGTATTATAGCCGGTTTAATATCGGGGGAATGCCACTCTTTAACGTGTTGAAAAAGCACCGTTATCAAGGGAGTGTGGTTGGGGGTGGTTTTTCCTGTGGTTACCAGTGGCCGATCAGTGCAAGCTGGAGTATCGAAACCTCTCTGGCGGCAGGATATGTTCGATTGAATTTTAAGCAATACGGTCCGGCAAAAGGAGATTTGTTACAAGATAAGCGTAAAGAGAATTATTGGGGAGTCACGCATGTCGGGGTATCATTTGTGTATTTTATTCAGTAA
- a CDS encoding FimB/Mfa2 family fimbrial subunit — translation MMSKIGACWLAIFSCLCFACSWVDDDLSDCPSGFWLKLSYRYNILNVDAAFTQLKNASIFIFDETGNYIETRHVDSLILHQNNCQVRLESLSPGKYNFLVWSGLTDSCYECSASGVRLLCDASGTSSKQLPALFHGRLEGVEVPEEYTVREVPLIKLTHRFTCVLQGQNPTPFADDEFLLEIRAFNGMIDHRSQPFDSVETCYLPFYQTVADLSGLQVVHSELNTLRLLENDDTRLILTHRFTGQRVLDIPLTKYLLLSREAYSGMTPQEYLDRQDQYTLIFFLDATEDKLKPYICPLMKVNNWMVRINDVDLES, via the coding sequence ATGATGAGTAAGATTGGCGCATGCTGGTTGGCAATATTTTCTTGTCTTTGCTTTGCTTGTTCATGGGTAGATGACGATCTCTCCGATTGTCCTTCGGGTTTTTGGTTAAAATTGTCTTATAGATATAACATATTAAACGTGGATGCGGCTTTTACCCAATTAAAAAATGCGTCAATATTCATATTCGATGAGACCGGAAATTATATTGAAACCCGGCATGTCGACAGTCTTATTCTTCATCAAAATAATTGTCAGGTGAGGTTGGAATCCTTATCCCCGGGCAAATATAATTTTTTAGTTTGGTCCGGGTTGACGGATTCTTGTTACGAATGTTCTGCCTCGGGGGTAAGACTGTTATGTGATGCGTCGGGAACGTCATCCAAACAATTACCCGCTTTGTTCCATGGCCGTTTGGAAGGGGTGGAAGTTCCGGAAGAGTACACGGTTCGGGAAGTCCCGTTGATAAAGTTAACCCACCGTTTCACGTGTGTTTTGCAAGGCCAGAATCCGACACCATTTGCAGATGATGAATTTCTGCTGGAAATTAGGGCATTTAATGGGATGATTGACCATCGAAGCCAGCCGTTTGATTCGGTTGAAACGTGTTACTTGCCTTTTTATCAGACGGTAGCCGACTTGTCCGGGTTGCAGGTCGTGCATTCGGAATTAAATACATTACGTCTGCTTGAAAATGATGATACCCGTTTGATTCTGACCCATCGTTTCACGGGGCAACGCGTATTGGATATCCCTCTCACGAAATACTTGCTTCTCTCTCGTGAGGCTTACTCGGGAATGACCCCGCAGGAATACTTGGATAGGCAGGATCAATATACTTTAATATTTTTTTTAGATGCCACAGAGGATAAATTAAAACCTTATATCTGTCCCCTGATGAAAGTCAATAACTGGATGGTACGGATAAATGACGTGGATTTGGAGTCTTAA
- a CDS encoding DUF3575 domain-containing protein, which translates to MKIKSILFFLILFGSITVRSQNFAVKSNLLSLANGALNGGIEYAFGMRSTVDFSGSLRPWKRTERYVERYWLLQAEYRYWTCQKFNGSFFGVFLNGAQFNIGGKDMLLGKFKWLKNHRYSGWLTGGGISYGYHLILNRHWNLEVSLGIGYEYIRYDKYACPDLCAAWKERESYHYFGPDKFSLSIVYVFN; encoded by the coding sequence ATGAAAATCAAATCGATCCTTTTCTTCCTCATCCTTTTCGGAAGTATTACGGTCCGGAGTCAGAATTTTGCGGTAAAAAGTAATTTGCTCTCTCTAGCCAACGGGGCCCTGAACGGAGGGATTGAGTATGCTTTCGGGATGAGATCGACAGTTGATTTCTCCGGGAGTTTACGTCCATGGAAGCGAACGGAAAGATACGTGGAGCGTTATTGGTTGTTACAGGCAGAGTACCGTTACTGGACGTGCCAAAAATTTAACGGGAGTTTTTTCGGGGTATTCCTTAACGGGGCTCAATTCAATATTGGTGGGAAAGATATGTTATTGGGAAAATTCAAGTGGTTGAAAAATCACCGTTACTCCGGCTGGTTGACAGGAGGCGGTATCTCTTACGGGTACCACCTCATTTTGAATCGACATTGGAATTTGGAGGTTTCTTTAGGGATTGGTTACGAGTATATCCGCTACGATAAATATGCGTGTCCGGATTTGTGTGCAGCGTGGAAGGAGAGAGAAAGTTACCACTATTTCGGACCGGATAAGTTTTCTTTAAGTATAGTTTATGTTTTTAATTAA
- a CDS encoding DUF3868 domain-containing protein yields MKIQVFVLIILLWVTGRISAQEINCEIQSPVVNVRQDSLVISWHMLVSVPDLETRGHVTLTPILSGQGRQTELPCILVNGKRAHLMYKREQMLQKRKKSAGVTGVYAAINPENQYIDYRTVIPVREGILSTSLLSIRAEIFDENGHKVKSTILSSREIEIERMGGYASNLPNVLRDTTKVADLPIKSGKKSFKGCYLEPERDATDERNQKELDFSLEEAKVIANLKPHLLSLRELYMVALSYKDEPEKFYKIIETSVKIYPTNPVANLNAANAAIERGNIRMAGMYLQMALYDTIAYKNCRGVYELLCDNTYEGIRLLKSAKAEGCEEADHNLKLFFELNQ; encoded by the coding sequence ATGAAGATCCAAGTATTTGTTCTAATTATCCTGTTATGGGTGACAGGCAGAATTTCAGCCCAAGAGATTAATTGCGAAATACAGTCCCCTGTAGTCAACGTGCGTCAGGATTCTCTGGTTATTTCTTGGCATATGTTAGTGAGTGTTCCTGATCTGGAAACCCGGGGACACGTGACGCTTACCCCTATCCTTTCCGGGCAGGGACGGCAAACGGAATTGCCTTGTATACTGGTCAATGGGAAAAGGGCTCATTTGATGTACAAACGCGAACAGATGTTACAGAAGCGCAAAAAGTCGGCAGGGGTTACCGGAGTGTATGCGGCTATAAATCCTGAAAATCAATATATCGATTATAGAACGGTAATTCCTGTCCGGGAAGGAATCTTGTCAACCTCACTTCTTTCAATTCGGGCGGAAATTTTTGATGAAAACGGTCATAAAGTCAAGTCAACGATTTTATCCTCGCGGGAAATAGAGATCGAACGGATGGGCGGGTATGCCTCAAATCTGCCAAACGTATTGCGTGACACGACAAAGGTTGCCGACTTGCCAATAAAATCGGGTAAGAAAAGTTTCAAGGGGTGTTATTTGGAACCGGAACGTGATGCTACCGACGAGCGGAACCAGAAGGAACTGGATTTTAGTCTGGAAGAGGCGAAAGTGATCGCGAATTTAAAGCCGCATCTATTATCCTTGCGGGAACTTTACATGGTTGCTTTAAGCTATAAGGATGAACCGGAGAAATTCTACAAGATTATAGAGACGAGCGTGAAGATATATCCCACCAACCCGGTTGCTAATTTGAATGCGGCCAATGCGGCCATTGAACGGGGGAATATACGGATGGCGGGTATGTACTTGCAGATGGCTTTGTACGATACCATTGCTTACAAAAATTGCCGAGGGGTGTACGAATTACTGTGTGATAATACATACGAGGGAATACGTCTTCTGAAGTCAGCGAAGGCTGAGGGGTGCGAGGAGGCAGATCATAACTTGAAATTGTTTTTTGAGTTAAATCAATAA